In Capricornis sumatraensis isolate serow.1 chromosome 16, serow.2, whole genome shotgun sequence, a genomic segment contains:
- the OR51V1 gene encoding olfactory receptor 51V1, translating to MIALVSPNTNSSSFLLTGFSGLEQQYPWISVPFSTIYAVVLLGNCLVLYVIWTEPSLHQPMFYFLAMLAITDLCMGLSTVNTVLGILLGLIREISLDSCITQAYFIHGLSFMESSVLLTMAFDRYIAICNPLHYSSILTNSRIIKIGLTILGRSFFFITPPIICLKYFHYCNPHILSHSFCLHQDLLRLACSDIRFNSYYALMLVICTLLLDAVLILFSYVLILKSVLAIASREERHKSFQTCISHICAVLVFYIPIISLTMVHRFGKHLSPVVHVLMGNIYILFPPLMNPIIYSVKIQQIRSRMLRLFSLKIC from the coding sequence ATGATAGCTTTAGTAAGCCCCAACACtaattcctcctccttccttctcacgGGATTTTCTGGTCTGGAGCAGCAGTATCCCTGGatctctgttcccttctccaccaTTTACGCTGTTGTTCTTTTGGGTAACTGCCTGGTGCTGTATGTAATCTGGACTGAACCTAGCCTGCATCAACCCATGTTCTACTTCCTGGCCATGCTGGCTATCACTGATTTGTGCATGGGACTGTCCACAGTGAACACAGTGCTAGGGATCCTGTTGGGGCTGATTCGAGAGATCAGCCTGGATTCCTGCATTACCCAGGCCTATTTCATCCATGGTCTGTCCTTCATGGAATCCTCTGTTCTCCTAACTATGGCCTTTGACCGGTACATTGCAATTTGCAATCCACTGCATTATTCCTCCATCCTGACTAATTCCAGAATTATCAAAATCGGACTCACCATCTTAGGTAGGAGTTTCTTCTTTATTACGCCCCCTATCATCTGTTTGAAATACTTCCACTACTGCAATCCCCACATCCTCTCTCACTCATTCTGCCTGCACCAAGACCTTCTCCGCCTAGCCTGCTCAGACATTCGATTCAATAGCTACTATGCCCTGATGCTGGTTATTTGCACACTATTGTTGGATGCTGTACTTATCCTCTTCTCCTATGTCCTGATTCTTAAGTCAGTTCTGGCAATTGCCTCTCGGGAGGAACGGCATAAGTCATTTCAGACGTGCATCTCCCACATTTGCGCTGTCCTTGTGTTCTACATTCCTATCATTAGCCTTACAATGGTGCACCGATTTGGCAAGCATCTCTCCCCAGTGGTCCATGTCCTTATGGGCAACATCTACATCCTTTTTCCACCTTTGATGAACCCTATCATCTACAGTGTCAAGATCCAACAGATTCGTAGCAGAATGCTCAGACTCTTTTCTCTAAAAATATGTTGA